In Spirosoma sp. KUDC1026, the sequence CGCCCACCAGTACGATCAGAAACTGCATAGGCACCTTCAGGAGTCCGTTCATCAGCAACCCCAGCCGACTCTGCCCAATGGACTGCCCCGTCAGGTAGCGCCCCACCTGCGACTGGTCGGTGCCGAAATAGGATAGCTGCAAAAAGAAGCCGCCAATCAGGCCGGACCAGATGTTATACCGACTGTCGGGATCAAATTTCAGGTCAATCAGGTTCATCCGCCCCGCCTTACCCGCGACGTGTAAGGCATCAACAAAACCCACACCCTCGGGCAGTAGTTTTACGGTCAGGTAACCCGCCAGCCCCATCGCGAACGTAACAACCAGCATCTGCTGCAGGTGGGTGTAGGAGATGGCTTTGGTACCGCCCGTTACGCTGTAGACCAGCACAATTCCGCCCATAATCAGGTTGGTCCAGTAAATGTTCCAGCCCAGGATGGTCGACAGAATGATGGCCGGTGCGTAGATCGACAGCCCGGTCGACAGGCCGCGCTGGAGCAGAAACAGGCCCGCCGTAAGGGTCCGTACCCGCGTATCGAAGCGATTTTCGAGAAACTCGTAGGCCGTAAATACCCGTAGTTTATGGAATATTGGCACGAACGTAACCGACAGCACGACCATAGCCAGCGGCAGGCCAAAATAGAACTGCACAAACCGCATCCCGTCGGCGAAGCCCTGCCCCGGCGCCGACAAAAACGTAATGGCACTCGCCTGCGTGGCCATCACCGACAGGCCGACGTGGTACCACGGCAATGATTGTCCCGCTAGTAGGTAGTCGTCCATACTGCGGCTGCCCCGGCTCCGAATCATGCCATAGGCGATGATTCCCAGCAGTGTCGCCACCAGCACGCCCCAATCCAGTCCACTCATGACAACCAGCACATTAGGACGTAAAACAGGATCATTTCAACCACCAGCGCGCCAATGACGATGGCGTAGAGCTGGGGCCAGGAGCTGACAAAAGGCGGTAGATCGTTTGGCTGATCGGGCATGAACGCGGAAGGGCTTGTCTGATTACAACGGCGAAAGTACGGCAAATCGGTGTACCAGCCGGGAATAATCCCCCAGAAGAATTACTTACTGATCCGCAGGTGGTAGCTGGCGAAGGGAAGCAGGATGACGGTTGTTTCGATACGAGGTCCGAAAAACGTTGGTAAATACACCGCCAGGTCGAACGCGTGCCGCCGACGATCAAAGCGAACACCACCCGAAACCGTAGCGGCTACGCCATTTATCCCTCCGCCAAACACCAGCAGATTTTCGCTGATGAAACTTAGTTTAGGGCTTACCTTCCGAACGATTCCGAACGAACCAACGGCGCTACGCGAGAAACTCCCTCTGGATACGCTCCAGCCCAGCCCGTAGGTCGCGTTATTCTGGCGGTCGCCGGTCGTAACCATCCCCTGTACGTAGCCAATCCCGGCGAAATCGCTGCCCAGATACAGGCTTGGAATCCGTATCCCGGCATATTGCGCATGGACTCCCAGCCGGACCCGTTGCCCAACGGGAAACGAGATTTTGGTGTTCAGACTGAACAGAAACGTGGGTAGGAACGTATAAAACGTCGTGCCTACGCTCCAGTTGTCAGTAATGCCGTACTCAAACTGACTCAGCGAGAGCAGATAATTCCGAAAGTACAGCTTACCGGCCTCCGCCGAATACGCCGTTGGCAACACGCGCATCGTTTGCGGAAACAGATTCGGAAAGGTCTCCCCTTCCGCCTGTGCGCCAACTTTCTCCAGCCGGACAATCTGATCCGATTTTACGGTAATGGTGCCCACGTTTTCCGTCCGAATAATGGCTTCCGCACTATCCTGTCGGATCAGTTCACCCCGCAGCCGGGTTCCGTCTTTTAATAAAATAGAATAGGTCTGTTTTTCGACCGGTGTAGACGGCCGCTGCTGGTAATAATCGTCCTGGGCGACAACTAACAGTGGCAGCGCCACCATGATGGTCAAGAGAAGGTATTTCATGTGGATAATGGAGACTCATTTAGTTAGCGCCAATCAACAGATTATACCCTACATATGGAAAGAATCGTACTGCCTTATTTTCGTAGAGGTAAGGCCGTTCATAAAACAACCCGAACACGCCCATATCAAATGCGTGCCGCCGACGATCAATACGTACTGCCAGCGAGGCCGTTACCCGCTCGCGATTGTAGTAATGATAGGATGCCCCCAGGTTAACCCGGTTGTCACTGATGATTGTCAGACCGGGTGACACGTTCTGCATGATGCCAAGCGTCAGAAACTTCTGGGTCGGCAGCCGCTCAGTTATGTATGGATAATAAGATGACTGCAAAGGCTGTGGGTACGCATAGCCTATAACGCGCTCTTTCCCCGGCACGGCCATACCATACCCCAATGTGACATTATGCTGGCTGCTGCCAAATGTCGCCAGACCATGAAGCGTGAGAATGCCTTTTCGGGTCGGGTATATTTTTGCATCATCGGCCTGGTAGCGGGCATTTACGGCCAGTCTGATGAATCGACCGAGGGGCGCGCTGAGTTTAGTAAACAGCAGTGGACTGAAGTCGGAATATAGCCCCGTACCCAGGTAATTGTCCTGACTGATCAGGTACGGAACCGGTGCCACAAAACTCGCCCCTACGCTCCAGAACCGGGTTATCCCGTAATCAAACTCGTTCAGCAACAACAGGGTATTACGGTAATAAAAACGGCCTTTTTCGGGATTATATGCCGTCAGGCCCGACAAGAGCCAGGGTGAGAAACGGTTCGTAAATACCCGACCAGTATCGGCATTGACTTCAGCCGACAGGGTTTCTGTCCGGAGAAGCAACTCGGGTTCAAAGTAGGTTAACTGTCCGTTTCGCTTCCGTACCGTGATCATCGTACTATCCCGCCGAACGAATGTACCTTCTATTCGGGAGCTGTCGCGGAAGAAAAAGGTGGTATACGACGCCCCACCGGAGCTAACCATTTTCGGAGGGCGGTCGGCGGTGATTCGGTTAACCTGATCCGATTCGATGAACGTCATCACATCACCCCGTTGCTGAACCGTAATTAGACTGCTGTCCTGCCGGATAATCTTTCCGCGCACCACTGTACCGTCGCGCATGATCAGGTACGACTGTTTCCGCTGGGTATCCTCGGGACGTATTTGAATTCGTTGTGCCCACAGCAGTGTTGGGCTAATCAACAACCAGAAAAGAACTGTTTTCATCAGGAAGGGTGTTAGGAAATTGATGAGTAAGATTGAAAATTCCGTCATACAAGTGGTAACACACCGGCAATTATTTTTCCAGCATATAGCACAGACCTCAGATTTTCCGCTGGCGTTGGAAATTGACCGGGCCGAAGGCCTATATCTTTATTCTACGGACCAGGTCACGCGCTACATGGACCTTATTTCGGGGATTGGCGTCAGCAACGTTGGTCACCGGCATCCGAACGTAGTAGCCGCTATTCAGCAGCAACTGGACAAGTATCTGCACCTGATGGTGTACGGTGAGTACGTACAGACGCCCCAG encodes:
- a CDS encoding sodium:solute symporter — translated: MSGLDWGVLVATLLGIIAYGMIRSRGSRSMDDYLLAGQSLPWYHVGLSVMATQASAITFLSAPGQGFADGMRFVQFYFGLPLAMVVLSVTFVPIFHKLRVFTAYEFLENRFDTRVRTLTAGLFLLQRGLSTGLSIYAPAIILSTILGWNIYWTNLIMGGIVLVYSVTGGTKAISYTHLQQMLVVTFAMGLAGYLTVKLLPEGVGFVDALHVAGKAGRMNLIDLKFDPDSRYNIWSGLIGGFFLQLSYFGTDQSQVGRYLTGQSIGQSRLGLLMNGLLKVPMQFLIVLVGVLVFVFYQFNPAPAFFNTQETDLLKQGPYAKAYQLAEIKHQNLTAQRQRAVIDMQAAIQTNDDAAQETATTTLKETDEALKTVKTSIVDLVKKNNPAADTNDGNYVFLRFVLDYLPHGLIGLLIAVIFSASMGSIASAYSSLASTTIVDVYKRLIRPEDSDAHYLQASRWATIGWGIFCIFVAQFANRLGSMIEAVNILGSLFYGVILGVFVVAFYVKSIGGRATFWATLLAEVFVVLSWYFNLTAFLWLNAIGCLLVVLFAWILQRVMKKQEDVIN